Proteins co-encoded in one Coxiella burnetii genomic window:
- a CDS encoding 4'-phosphopantetheinyl transferase family protein: MGFYLGNDIVDFNEPETHKKFLNQRFLDRVYSALEQQTILAAENPDAVLWALWAIKEAAYKAYSKCVKNLRFSPQMFALPDFVLSNLNQRLKDFFPFTYQFSWNGQYVKCKVMPVAERVIHALILVGRRELMEWPRVVIRLRRLKECVSYQSQTIAVRQLLGNWARRQKFGDDIRVIRPFLKNAKRLGPPALYSSSRDLSHVQISLSHDGPWVGFAACLSLSTSSPQGTTRTF, encoded by the coding sequence ATGGGTTTCTATTTAGGAAATGACATCGTTGATTTTAACGAGCCCGAAACGCATAAAAAATTTCTTAATCAGCGCTTTTTAGATCGGGTTTATTCTGCTTTAGAACAACAAACCATACTAGCGGCTGAAAATCCGGATGCTGTTTTATGGGCCTTATGGGCTATCAAAGAAGCTGCTTATAAAGCCTATAGTAAATGCGTAAAAAACCTCCGCTTCTCACCCCAAATGTTTGCTTTGCCCGATTTTGTGCTGAGTAATTTGAATCAGCGATTAAAGGATTTTTTTCCTTTTACCTACCAATTTAGTTGGAATGGGCAGTACGTTAAATGTAAGGTAATGCCGGTAGCAGAGCGTGTGATTCATGCGCTGATTTTAGTAGGCAGAAGGGAATTAATGGAATGGCCTCGCGTAGTCATCCGATTGCGCCGTTTGAAGGAGTGTGTTTCTTATCAATCGCAAACAATCGCCGTGAGGCAACTGCTGGGTAATTGGGCGCGCCGCCAAAAATTCGGCGATGATATTCGCGTAATCCGCCCTTTTCTTAAGAATGCCAAGCGCCTCGGTCCGCCAGCGCTTTATTCATCCAGTCGTGATCTTTCACATGTTCAAATTAGCTTATCTCATGACGGGCCTTGGGTAGGGTTTGCCGCTTGCCTATCATTATCCACCAGTAGCCCGCAGGGGACGACGAGGACTTTTTGA
- a CDS encoding acyl carrier protein has translation MDKVEIFNKIKTIITPFSKAPDAVAQATYASRFLEDLQINSARLIDIVLAFEDTFNIEISDDQADSILTIEDAVNLISSQVKTVAV, from the coding sequence ATGGATAAAGTCGAGATATTTAATAAAATCAAAACGATTATAACCCCTTTCAGTAAAGCCCCTGATGCCGTGGCCCAAGCCACCTACGCTTCTCGTTTTCTTGAAGATTTGCAAATTAATTCTGCACGGTTGATTGATATTGTTTTAGCTTTTGAAGACACGTTCAATATTGAAATTTCTGATGATCAAGCGGATAGTATTCTAACTATTGAAGATGCGGTTAATTTAATTTCGAGCCAAGTTAAAACTGTTGCTGTTTAA
- a CDS encoding beta-ketoacyl-[acyl-carrier-protein] synthase family protein — MNHRVVITGLGIIAPNANSVEHFESALRQGISGIRHHSSLQQLNFLCQVAGTPQGVEAIASRYFSEEQRLGMNSSMMYASVAAVDCWRDAGFEYSQNDDHNHIDWTTGAIIGTGIGGMDTIGGELVPGVDAGRVRRLGSTMVEQIMASASSAKVGGLLGLGGQLSNVSSACSSGTEAIASAFYALKNGRACRFLAGGVEGASPYIWGGFDAMRVLAKGFNEAPEKASRPMSASASGFVPSAGAGLLMLETLESAEQRGARIYAEILSASVNCGGQRQGGSMTAPNPLGVQRCIQSAIEYATISPSEIDAINGHLTGTMADKMELKNWATALGCKPNELPWINSTKSLIGHSLGAAGGLEAVASVLQLNKGFIHGSLNCEDIHPELEVFQDRIVQRTQEKQIDVLAKASFGFGDVNACLILKRWQ; from the coding sequence ATGAATCATCGTGTTGTGATTACGGGGTTAGGCATCATTGCACCTAACGCTAATTCGGTAGAACATTTTGAAAGTGCTTTACGGCAAGGCATCTCTGGTATCCGCCACCATTCGTCCCTTCAACAATTAAATTTTTTATGCCAAGTGGCGGGCACTCCTCAAGGGGTTGAAGCCATAGCTTCTCGCTATTTTAGTGAAGAACAGCGCCTTGGTATGAACAGCAGCATGATGTACGCATCGGTTGCTGCTGTAGATTGCTGGCGCGATGCGGGTTTTGAATATTCCCAAAACGATGATCACAATCACATAGATTGGACGACGGGTGCAATTATTGGAACCGGAATTGGTGGTATGGACACCATCGGTGGGGAGTTAGTTCCTGGAGTGGACGCGGGACGGGTGAGACGGTTAGGAAGCACGATGGTGGAGCAAATTATGGCAAGCGCTTCCAGTGCAAAAGTCGGTGGACTGTTGGGTTTGGGGGGCCAACTTTCAAACGTATCAAGTGCCTGCAGTTCGGGAACCGAAGCCATCGCCAGCGCTTTTTATGCCTTGAAAAACGGCAGGGCTTGCCGTTTTCTCGCGGGCGGCGTCGAAGGCGCTTCACCCTACATATGGGGAGGCTTTGATGCCATGCGTGTGTTGGCCAAAGGTTTTAACGAAGCGCCAGAAAAAGCTTCTCGTCCCATGAGTGCCTCGGCCAGCGGGTTTGTGCCATCAGCCGGCGCTGGATTACTGATGCTAGAAACATTGGAAAGCGCTGAGCAGCGCGGGGCTCGAATTTACGCCGAGATTTTAAGCGCCAGCGTGAATTGTGGCGGTCAGCGGCAAGGCGGTTCCATGACGGCACCTAACCCTCTTGGCGTACAGCGGTGTATTCAATCGGCGATTGAATATGCTACCATTTCTCCTTCAGAAATTGATGCTATCAATGGCCATTTAACGGGCACGATGGCTGATAAAATGGAACTTAAAAATTGGGCTACTGCGTTAGGGTGTAAACCTAACGAATTACCGTGGATTAATTCGACAAAGTCGTTAATTGGGCATTCGCTAGGTGCTGCTGGCGGCTTAGAAGCTGTCGCATCGGTGTTGCAGCTCAATAAAGGATTTATCCACGGTTCTTTAAATTGTGAAGATATTCATCCTGAATTAGAAGTGTTTCAAGATCGAATTGTTCAGCGAACCCAAGAAAAACAAATCGACGTTTTAGCCAAAGCCAGCTTTGGCTTTGGTGATGTCAATGCTTGTTTGATTTTGAAACGCTGGCAATAA
- a CDS encoding 3-hydroxyacyl-ACP dehydratase FabZ family protein yields the protein MNTFIENLQPYSATELVEAIPQKPPFRFIDKILSVDENCIEGIYTFKPTEFFYQGHFPSNPLTPGVILLESMAQVGLVAFGLYLLSKEMARNEVMNLVTLFTEANVEFLSPIKPTDTITIHAEKTLWRRKKLKSHAKAHKADGTLVGIAELGGIGVRNL from the coding sequence ATGAATACCTTTATCGAAAATTTACAGCCCTATAGCGCGACTGAACTCGTTGAGGCTATACCACAAAAACCTCCTTTTCGGTTTATCGATAAAATCCTTTCCGTCGATGAAAACTGTATCGAAGGTATTTATACTTTTAAACCAACAGAATTTTTTTACCAAGGCCATTTTCCTAGCAACCCATTAACGCCTGGAGTAATTTTGTTAGAATCAATGGCGCAAGTGGGTTTAGTGGCATTCGGCTTGTATCTCTTGTCCAAAGAAATGGCGAGAAACGAAGTGATGAATTTAGTGACTTTATTTACAGAGGCAAATGTTGAATTTTTATCGCCAATCAAACCGACTGATACGATAACTATCCACGCAGAAAAAACCTTATGGCGACGAAAAAAATTAAAAAGCCATGCCAAAGCCCATAAGGCAGATGGGACGCTAGTTGGTATTGCTGAGCTTGGCGGCATCGGAGTGAGGAACTTATGA
- the fabA gene encoding bifunctional 3-hydroxydecanoyl-ACP dehydratase/trans-2-decenoyl-ACP isomerase: MKIKYEDFKKKTTFSKEEMVALTWGHLIKDPPPEGIPALPAPPLLMVDRVLSVEHTGSRGKIIAETDIHLDDWFFQCHFRHDPVKPGCLGVDAIWQLLGLYISLRGGVGSGRALGAKEVDFFGQIRPHNKVVRYEVSIRRYSHLEQQGVSMVLGDGSVFVDGEQVYQINQAKVGSFLNIRYDDYPLKSQHAIGGVMAVNRMEETI; encoded by the coding sequence ATGAAAATAAAATACGAAGATTTCAAAAAGAAAACCACCTTTTCCAAAGAAGAAATGGTTGCATTAACGTGGGGGCATCTGATTAAAGACCCGCCCCCCGAAGGCATTCCGGCGCTGCCTGCACCGCCACTGCTGATGGTCGATCGCGTTCTTTCCGTGGAGCACACGGGCAGTCGTGGCAAAATTATCGCCGAAACGGATATCCACTTAGATGATTGGTTTTTCCAATGTCATTTTCGTCATGACCCCGTAAAACCTGGTTGCTTAGGCGTTGATGCGATTTGGCAATTATTGGGGTTATATATCTCCTTACGCGGTGGCGTGGGGTCGGGGCGTGCTTTGGGTGCAAAAGAAGTCGATTTTTTTGGACAAATTAGACCGCACAACAAAGTGGTCCGTTACGAAGTTTCTATCCGACGTTATTCTCATCTGGAACAACAAGGAGTTTCCATGGTGTTGGGCGATGGCAGCGTATTCGTCGATGGCGAGCAGGTATATCAAATTAATCAAGCTAAAGTGGGTTCGTTTTTAAATATTCGTTATGACGACTATCCATTGAAATCCCAACACGCTATTGGCGGTGTGATGGCGGTTAACCGCATGGAGGAAACGATTTAA
- a CDS encoding ketoacyl-ACP synthase III, whose amino-acid sequence MLYLHGLGHYHPNNIIDNSFLESLNINTNNEWILDRVGIHERRTALPLNYIRETYNKNPTLAFQQMETSYADGAARAVHHALSRAGIETNQVGLVVAGECILQYTLPANASVIAAAAGIQSMAIDINTACSSFATQMHYLNHLDESILPEYIVVVNPGFFTSIIDFTDRNTAVLFGDGAAAAVVSKRHESAWRLMDSHVDSNPKEWPVVTSPTGGHFSQQGSRVQHFAIKTTVSEINYLSKRNAVNLNEIYFIGHQANLMMLQSAASRAGIAPEKHFYNVDRFGNCGAASAPSVFSQRWDSFKSNDQVLMSVVGAGLTWGSLLFKHL is encoded by the coding sequence ATGTTATATTTACACGGTCTTGGCCATTATCACCCTAACAATATTATTGATAATTCCTTTTTAGAATCCCTCAATATCAACACCAACAATGAATGGATATTAGACCGCGTTGGCATTCATGAACGACGGACCGCGTTACCGCTCAATTATATTAGAGAAACCTACAATAAAAATCCCACTCTCGCCTTTCAGCAGATGGAAACCTCTTATGCCGATGGCGCAGCGCGAGCCGTTCATCACGCCTTGAGCCGTGCAGGAATTGAAACAAATCAAGTAGGATTAGTAGTAGCCGGTGAATGTATTCTTCAATACACCTTACCCGCCAATGCCAGCGTGATTGCAGCAGCAGCGGGCATTCAAAGCATGGCCATCGATATAAACACAGCGTGTTCTTCTTTCGCCACTCAAATGCATTATTTAAATCACCTTGACGAATCCATATTGCCGGAATACATCGTTGTGGTTAATCCCGGTTTCTTTACCAGTATTATCGATTTTACTGACCGCAATACGGCTGTTTTATTTGGTGACGGCGCTGCTGCTGCGGTTGTGTCAAAACGGCATGAAAGCGCGTGGCGGTTAATGGATTCACACGTTGATTCAAATCCTAAAGAATGGCCGGTGGTGACTTCGCCAACGGGCGGGCATTTTTCACAACAAGGATCGCGGGTGCAGCATTTTGCAATTAAAACAACCGTAAGCGAAATTAATTATTTATCCAAACGAAATGCGGTTAATTTAAATGAAATTTATTTTATTGGGCATCAAGCGAATTTAATGATGTTACAGTCTGCTGCATCCCGAGCTGGTATTGCGCCCGAAAAACATTTTTACAATGTAGATCGCTTTGGCAATTGCGGTGCAGCAAGCGCTCCCAGCGTTTTTTCCCAACGATGGGATTCATTTAAATCGAATGATCAAGTATTAATGAGCGTCGTCGGAGCGGGCTTAACGTGGGGAAGTTTGTTATTTAAGCACCTATGA
- a CDS encoding M3 family metallopeptidase: protein MTKTDLTIDLPKFSYIVQSDIESSLDQLLADNYDEINQLVKSGDYTWKAFIQPLEDINDRLHRYWAPISHLNAVVNNPKLREIYHACLPKLTDYSTKLSHHQELYQAIQSIADGMEYQKLNNAQRKVIDNDLRDFKLAGVTLSSEKKKQYAELTKTLSQLQNQFEENLLDATQGWHKQILDENKLRGIPNHAVIAARETAEQRGLEGWLFTLEIPSYLAVIMHADSRSLRKEMYTAFVTRASDQGPNAKKWDNTALMEQILDARLKLANLLGFTNFAEYSLATKMVKSPQQVIAFMNQLVEAALPKAKQEFLELSEFSKKELGIEKLEAWDIAYAAEKFRERYFSISQEDLRPYFPEAQVIQGLFKIVNRLFQITIKPVSPADVWHPDAHCYAVYDNKDQLRAYFYFDLYARENKRGGAWMDDHRPRRCLSDGKIQLPIAFVVCNLNPPTANQPALFSHDDVVTLFHEFGHALQHMLTKIDYAEISGIHGVPWDAVELASQFLENWAWQKEPLFMMAKHYQTGETMPDELFQRLHKTKNFHAGLQMMRQLEFGLFDMRLHMEFDSTQKNQIQQILNEVRKAVCVIPVPDFNRFQHSFSHIFAGGYAAGYYSYKWAEVMAADAFSLFEEKGIFDQDSARRFSACILESGGSEDPLNLFKAFRGREPKVEALLRQRGIV from the coding sequence ATGACAAAAACAGACCTTACAATCGACTTGCCTAAATTTAGCTACATCGTCCAAAGCGATATTGAATCTTCTTTAGATCAGTTATTAGCTGATAATTACGATGAAATCAACCAACTCGTCAAATCAGGCGATTATACATGGAAGGCATTCATTCAGCCGTTAGAAGATATTAATGATCGGTTGCATCGTTATTGGGCGCCCATTAGTCACCTGAACGCGGTTGTTAATAATCCAAAGTTGCGCGAAATTTATCATGCCTGTTTACCTAAACTGACGGATTATTCTACTAAGCTCAGTCATCATCAAGAACTCTATCAGGCTATTCAATCAATTGCTGATGGGATGGAGTATCAAAAGCTCAACAATGCACAGCGAAAAGTGATTGATAATGACCTGCGCGATTTTAAATTAGCCGGTGTGACCTTATCATCCGAAAAAAAGAAACAGTACGCAGAACTAACGAAAACGTTATCGCAACTGCAAAATCAATTTGAAGAAAATTTATTAGACGCAACCCAAGGTTGGCACAAACAAATTTTGGATGAAAATAAATTACGCGGTATTCCCAATCACGCTGTTATTGCAGCTCGTGAAACCGCAGAGCAGCGCGGTTTAGAAGGATGGCTATTTACGTTAGAAATTCCCTCCTATTTGGCCGTCATAATGCACGCTGATTCTCGTTCGTTGCGCAAAGAAATGTATACGGCATTTGTCACCCGCGCCTCCGATCAAGGTCCTAACGCTAAAAAATGGGACAACACCGCATTGATGGAACAAATACTGGATGCTCGTTTAAAATTGGCGAACCTTTTAGGGTTCACTAATTTTGCTGAATATTCGTTGGCGACTAAAATGGTAAAATCGCCGCAGCAAGTGATTGCTTTCATGAATCAACTCGTAGAAGCGGCGCTGCCGAAAGCGAAACAAGAATTCCTAGAACTGAGCGAATTTTCAAAAAAGGAATTAGGTATTGAAAAGTTAGAAGCTTGGGATATTGCCTACGCGGCTGAAAAATTCCGTGAGCGTTATTTTTCTATTTCTCAAGAGGATTTACGCCCTTATTTTCCCGAGGCGCAAGTCATACAAGGGCTATTTAAGATCGTAAATCGACTTTTCCAAATAACCATTAAGCCCGTCAGTCCCGCTGACGTTTGGCACCCGGACGCGCATTGTTATGCCGTTTATGATAATAAAGATCAATTACGCGCTTATTTTTACTTTGACCTTTATGCTCGTGAAAACAAACGTGGCGGTGCGTGGATGGATGATCACCGTCCGAGGCGCTGTTTATCCGATGGAAAAATACAACTGCCCATTGCATTCGTGGTTTGTAATTTAAATCCTCCGACCGCGAATCAACCCGCTTTGTTTAGCCATGACGACGTTGTTACGTTATTTCACGAATTTGGACACGCTCTTCAGCACATGTTGACGAAAATTGATTACGCGGAAATTTCGGGCATTCATGGCGTTCCGTGGGATGCCGTAGAGTTAGCCAGTCAATTTTTAGAAAATTGGGCATGGCAAAAAGAACCGTTATTTATGATGGCGAAGCACTATCAAACGGGCGAAACCATGCCGGACGAGTTGTTCCAACGCTTGCACAAAACTAAAAATTTTCATGCGGGATTGCAAATGATGCGTCAGTTGGAATTTGGCTTATTCGATATGCGATTGCATATGGAGTTTGATTCGACGCAAAAAAATCAGATTCAACAGATTCTTAATGAAGTGCGAAAAGCCGTTTGCGTAATTCCCGTGCCTGATTTTAACCGCTTTCAGCACAGTTTCTCACATATTTTTGCGGGCGGCTACGCGGCCGGTTATTATAGCTACAAATGGGCAGAAGTAATGGCAGCCGATGCTTTTTCTCTTTTTGAAGAAAAGGGAATATTCGATCAAGATAGCGCGCGACGATTCTCAGCGTGTATTTTAGAATCGGGTGGTTCAGAAGACCCTTTAAATTTATTTAAAGCTTTTCGAGGACGAGAGCCGAAAGTGGAAGCTTTGTTGCGACAAAGAGGAATTGTATAA
- a CDS encoding IS110-like element IS1111A family transposase, producing the protein MKDIKILGVDIAKDVFQLCGIDEWGKVIYTRRVKRAQYVSTVASLKVGCVVMEACGGANHWYRTFMGMGIPTQLISPQHVKPYVKSNKNDRNDAQAIAEAASRASMRFVQGKTVEQQDVQALLKIRDRLVKSRTALINEIRGLLQEYGLTMARGAKRFYEELPLILASEAVGLTPRMKRVLNCLYTELLNRDEAIGDYEEELKAVAKANEDCQRVQSIPGVGYLTALSVYASVGDIHQFHRSRQLSAFIGLVPRQHSSGNKEVLLGISKRGNVMLRTLLIHGARALLRHVKNKTDKKSLWLKALIERRGMNRACVALANKNAPIIWALLTRQETYRCGA; encoded by the coding sequence ATGAAAGATATTAAAATACTGGGTGTTGATATTGCAAAAGATGTTTTTCAACTGTGTGGAATTGATGAGTGGGGTAAAGTGATCTACACGAGACGGGTTAAGCGTGCTCAGTATGTATCCACCGTAGCCAGTCTTAAGGTGGGCTGCGTGGTGATGGAAGCGTGTGGAGGAGCGAACCATTGGTATCGGACGTTTATGGGGATGGGTATCCCAACGCAGTTGATCAGTCCGCAGCACGTCAAACCGTATGTCAAAAGTAACAAGAATGATCGTAACGATGCGCAGGCGATAGCTGAAGCGGCTTCCCGCGCCTCGATGCGGTTTGTGCAGGGTAAAACGGTGGAACAACAAGACGTTCAAGCGCTGTTAAAGATACGCGATCGTTTAGTCAAAAGCCGCACGGCGCTGATCAATGAGATTCGGGGGTTGTTGCAAGAATACGGACTCACGATGGCGCGTGGTGCCAAGCGATTTTATGAAGAGCTCCCGTTGATTTTAGCGAGCGAAGCGGTGGGATTAACACCGCGGATGAAACGGGTGTTGAATTGTTTGTATACCGAATTGTTGAACCGGGACGAAGCGATTGGTGATTACGAGGAGGAATTAAAAGCGGTGGCAAAAGCCAATGAGGATTGTCAACGGGTACAGAGCATCCCGGGGGTGGGTTATTTAACGGCGCTCTCGGTTTATGCGAGCGTGGGTGACATTCATCAATTTCATCGTTCCCGGCAGTTGTCGGCGTTTATTGGGTTGGTCCCTCGACAACATTCGAGTGGGAATAAGGAGGTGTTGTTGGGGATTAGTAAACGCGGCAATGTGATGTTAAGGACGTTATTGATTCATGGCGCCCGTGCGCTATTGCGTCATGTAAAAAATAAAACGGATAAAAAGAGTCTGTGGTTAAAAGCACTCATTGAGCGCCGCGGAATGAATCGCGCTTGTGTGGCGTTAGCGAATAAAAATGCGCCGATCATTTGGGCGCTTTTAACACGCCAAGAAACGTATCGCTGTGGCGCCTAA
- the cirA gene encoding Dot/Icm T4SS effector CirA produces MRDGTTRVNTTGMRLKTITDVLIKLSQSSTHYDSAIFTSHKVKKFNLTTNENEPIEIWVYDDTSSSFPILTEYLKKHLESLIAAANHIFNRNEQLKKHWHETLVYIKKALEERLKFNIDLKQARKLVRDLINEIGFFWINQQPTMITTASQLYKGFLTKLFEAVEIAIPDYKRNHILVIQQTGDIIKCEYYERGTSRSLRSNVENALIEYRFAENTHESEKTKDFPSAHYRGKLGLCNVATCFSATFDANNETTSCKIYYRHASFPPIDLYPLYRQERKELKNTKQRYLKKKNEMEEGGKAMVNWQNRAFKTQQCREGIKLITTRNMEMLRDLMRKNRSELELLPAERPPLIYTNISLLTVKQWMDKDFQEEQYHDTILAAERLRSRGNRENEDKFVPIMFNFGVNLQAKWQRRKSWWRPSLPKEQVFENDRAFFKFNHLVIERLQLIASKKTFSFAKTQALPHLWELNEIASSWNRYEKTLDCLANAYDAACNNYEKDPSKENIEYLQECEEKLSQAKKNLWKVADTHIAFYRKDFKQLIANRSNFSNDDSELQAILKDWKMFNSLYLRDAWHDASFSIQTSIGNLTRVVGSELSINCKSADDRTTGFCRRFEGSEEGKDASSPHVRNDTDGGSIKFTGWAKTKKAKAIAKTEKKIAEAFSTHKLKKAVVAKSKIPTSHSLISSSSFWKLKAPDTSPFLTTNLPHSLSG; encoded by the coding sequence ATGAGGGATGGCACTACACGCGTCAATACGACAGGAATGAGGCTTAAAACGATAACTGACGTCCTAATAAAACTAAGTCAGTCATCTACCCACTACGATTCTGCTATTTTTACCAGTCATAAAGTTAAAAAATTTAATTTAACAACCAATGAAAATGAACCGATCGAAATTTGGGTTTATGATGATACTTCCAGCTCCTTCCCTATTTTAACTGAATATCTTAAAAAACACCTTGAATCGTTAATTGCTGCTGCCAATCACATTTTTAACCGCAATGAACAGCTAAAAAAGCATTGGCATGAAACTTTGGTGTATATAAAAAAAGCGCTGGAAGAACGGCTGAAATTCAACATTGATCTTAAGCAAGCGCGAAAGCTGGTTCGTGACTTAATCAATGAGATTGGGTTCTTCTGGATCAACCAACAACCGACAATGATAACGACAGCATCGCAATTGTATAAAGGTTTTTTGACCAAACTTTTTGAAGCGGTAGAAATCGCCATTCCTGATTATAAGAGAAACCACATCCTAGTCATCCAACAAACCGGTGACATTATCAAATGCGAGTACTATGAACGCGGGACGTCACGTTCCTTAAGGTCAAACGTAGAAAACGCATTGATAGAATATCGATTTGCTGAAAACACTCACGAATCAGAAAAGACAAAAGATTTTCCCTCTGCTCATTACCGCGGAAAGCTAGGCCTTTGCAATGTCGCGACTTGTTTCTCCGCAACGTTTGATGCAAATAACGAAACAACTTCTTGCAAAATTTATTATCGGCATGCTTCTTTCCCGCCCATTGATTTATATCCGTTATACAGGCAAGAACGAAAAGAACTCAAAAACACAAAGCAACGCTACTTGAAGAAAAAAAATGAGATGGAAGAAGGTGGGAAAGCGATGGTGAATTGGCAGAATCGTGCCTTCAAGACACAACAGTGCCGTGAGGGAATAAAACTAATCACCACCCGTAATATGGAAATGCTGCGCGATTTAATGCGAAAAAATCGAAGTGAACTAGAGTTACTGCCTGCTGAACGCCCGCCACTTATCTACACTAATATCAGTTTATTAACGGTTAAGCAATGGATGGATAAAGATTTTCAAGAGGAGCAATATCACGACACTATTTTAGCGGCTGAACGACTGCGTAGCCGAGGGAACAGAGAGAATGAGGACAAATTTGTTCCCATTATGTTTAATTTTGGCGTAAATCTACAAGCAAAATGGCAACGGCGAAAATCGTGGTGGCGTCCTTCATTACCGAAAGAACAGGTTTTTGAAAACGATCGCGCGTTTTTTAAATTTAATCATTTGGTGATTGAGCGCTTACAGCTAATAGCGTCTAAGAAAACTTTTTCATTCGCCAAAACCCAAGCATTGCCTCACTTATGGGAACTCAATGAAATTGCGTCCTCATGGAATAGGTACGAAAAAACTCTAGACTGTTTAGCTAACGCTTATGATGCAGCTTGTAATAATTATGAAAAAGATCCTTCCAAAGAAAATATAGAATACCTTCAGGAATGTGAAGAAAAGCTTTCGCAAGCAAAGAAAAATCTTTGGAAAGTGGCGGACACCCATATCGCCTTTTATCGAAAAGACTTTAAGCAATTAATAGCTAACCGTTCAAATTTCTCTAACGACGATTCCGAATTACAAGCAATTCTGAAAGACTGGAAAATGTTTAATAGCCTTTATTTACGCGACGCATGGCATGATGCCAGTTTTTCCATTCAAACCAGCATTGGCAATCTAACCCGGGTGGTTGGTAGCGAACTCAGTATTAATTGCAAAAGCGCGGATGATCGCACGACCGGATTTTGCCGTCGTTTTGAAGGAAGCGAAGAAGGCAAAGATGCATCCTCTCCTCATGTGCGCAATGACACGGATGGTGGATCAATAAAATTCACCGGATGGGCTAAAACAAAAAAAGCCAAAGCCATAGCGAAAACGGAAAAGAAAATAGCCGAGGCATTTTCTACCCATAAACTAAAAAAAGCGGTTGTCGCGAAATCCAAAATTCCAACCAGCCATTCACTAATTTCAAGTTCTTCCTTTTGGAAATTAAAGGCGCCCGACACTTCCCCATTTTTAACAACAAACCTACCACATTCGTTGAGCGGATAA
- the hemH gene encoding ferrochelatase has product MKNNNKIGVLLINLGTPDEPSVPAVRRYLRQFLSDPKVIDVPSLVRWIIVHLCILPFRPKRSAKLYQKIWMPEGSPLLVYSEMLRERVGETLGDDFCVALGMRYGKPSIETALKKLQEAQCRQLIVLPLFPQYSTSTTASALEEVRAKNSFKEMTVIDRFFEEPHYIDSMTTLIHENLNEFQPDYFLFSYHGLPERHLVKSGCQLAICNRKNNCSPISSSNENCYRAQCFETSRLIAKKLNLTDQQYGVAFQSRLGRAKWIEPYTDKYLIELSKKGIKKLMVVCPSFPVDCLETLEEIGIRAQSQWQRLDGETLKLIPSLNAHPQWVNAIAKMAKKSLQLF; this is encoded by the coding sequence GTGAAGAATAACAATAAAATAGGGGTTTTGTTGATTAATCTGGGCACGCCGGATGAGCCATCCGTGCCCGCGGTGCGCCGGTATTTGAGACAGTTTTTATCGGACCCGAAAGTCATCGACGTTCCTTCTCTGGTGCGCTGGATCATCGTTCATTTGTGTATTTTACCCTTTCGCCCGAAACGTTCGGCTAAACTGTATCAAAAAATTTGGATGCCGGAGGGTTCTCCGTTATTAGTTTATAGCGAAATGCTTCGTGAGCGCGTGGGAGAAACTTTAGGCGATGATTTTTGTGTAGCTCTTGGCATGCGTTATGGCAAACCCTCGATTGAAACAGCGCTTAAAAAATTGCAAGAAGCGCAATGTCGCCAGCTAATTGTATTGCCATTATTTCCACAATATTCCACTTCAACAACAGCGTCAGCTTTAGAAGAAGTTCGCGCAAAAAATTCATTTAAAGAAATGACGGTAATCGATCGTTTTTTTGAAGAACCTCATTATATCGACAGCATGACCACTTTAATTCATGAAAATTTAAATGAATTTCAACCAGATTATTTTTTATTTAGTTATCATGGCTTACCCGAACGGCATTTAGTAAAAAGCGGCTGTCAATTAGCGATTTGTAATCGAAAAAATAATTGTTCTCCTATTTCTAGCTCCAATGAAAATTGTTATCGCGCTCAATGTTTTGAAACTTCCCGCTTAATTGCCAAAAAATTAAATTTAACGGATCAACAATACGGTGTTGCTTTTCAATCGCGTTTAGGTCGTGCAAAGTGGATCGAACCTTATACCGATAAATATTTAATTGAATTATCCAAAAAGGGAATTAAAAAATTAATGGTGGTTTGTCCTTCTTTCCCGGTCGATTGTTTGGAAACATTAGAAGAAATTGGTATTCGGGCTCAATCGCAGTGGCAAAGATTAGACGGTGAAACATTAAAATTAATTCCTTCATTAAATGCCCATCCTCAATGGGTAAACGCTATTGCAAAAATGGCGAAAAAATCACTTCAGTTATTTTAA